The following proteins are encoded in a genomic region of Duffyella gerundensis:
- a CDS encoding methyl-accepting chemotaxis protein, protein MNKILNNISLTAKFAILGLFSLVLFSVPTMLFVSEGNKYIQDKQREVTGVPVENKILALLNLIQRHRAETAVAIATKNPATPSRAQVRDEIENITDVITKDMAKTEGSAAIISKINDVRTQWSQLQQRIDSSQLTLTASLDAHALLIRNLLNANRDVLDFYGLSLDSDINTYRLITSNFSSLPELTESLGKIRAFGTSLLARNESISEADSVRMESLISNGSYNLNLFVQDSEKLFLSDNTLKQKFSADADAAVQEANSALKTAEAIFLNRSMTNQNPKNYAALFTHAINKFSDYAIGGGNELNEMLNAQIKEHRYAQYALLTVLVFIVLLAVIFALVIIRSVTRPVSAASKLALEVAGGDLTSTFTVTGRNETAGLLKALLQMSQRLTLTVENIKSNAVTIATSSEEIARGNGDLSARTEQQAASLAETAASMEQLSSIIGNNADNTRHAAEMANSATSAALRGGEAMESVLASMEKISNSAGQIKEIISVIDGIAFQTNILALNAAVEAARAGEHGKGFAVVASEVRALAQRSAGAAKEIKGLIEQSVEHAEQGISMALDAGEKVKQSVEAIEQTSQLVREISSSSEEQSAGISQINIAVTQMDQVTQQNAVLVEESASSADELASRAASLRDAISVFRTNAV, encoded by the coding sequence ATGAATAAGATTCTTAACAATATAAGTCTTACCGCCAAATTTGCCATTCTGGGCCTGTTTTCCCTGGTCCTGTTCTCAGTTCCTACCATGCTTTTCGTTTCCGAAGGTAATAAATACATTCAGGACAAGCAAAGGGAGGTAACAGGTGTACCTGTAGAAAATAAGATTTTAGCCCTACTCAATTTGATACAGCGCCATCGTGCAGAAACCGCCGTTGCCATTGCAACTAAAAATCCAGCAACACCGTCCCGCGCTCAGGTCAGAGATGAAATTGAAAACATTACTGACGTTATTACTAAAGATATGGCCAAGACAGAAGGCAGCGCTGCCATAATCAGCAAAATTAATGATGTGCGCACACAGTGGAGCCAGCTACAGCAGAGAATCGATTCTTCACAACTGACTCTAACAGCCAGTCTTGATGCACATGCCCTCCTCATTCGCAACCTTTTGAACGCGAACCGTGATGTGCTGGATTTTTACGGCCTTTCTCTCGATTCAGATATCAACACGTACCGTTTAATTACGAGTAATTTTTCATCATTGCCTGAATTGACCGAAAGCCTTGGGAAAATACGTGCATTCGGCACTTCCCTTCTTGCCCGAAATGAAAGCATAAGTGAAGCAGACTCTGTCCGTATGGAGTCTTTAATCAGTAATGGTTCGTATAACCTGAATTTATTTGTTCAGGATTCTGAAAAACTATTTTTATCTGATAACACACTTAAGCAAAAGTTCAGTGCAGATGCAGATGCAGCCGTTCAGGAGGCAAACAGTGCTCTCAAAACCGCTGAGGCGATTTTTCTTAACCGGAGCATGACGAATCAAAACCCGAAAAACTATGCAGCGCTCTTTACGCACGCTATTAACAAATTCAGCGACTACGCCATTGGTGGAGGTAATGAGCTGAATGAAATGCTGAATGCGCAGATTAAGGAACACCGGTATGCACAATATGCACTACTGACAGTTCTTGTTTTTATCGTCCTGTTGGCAGTAATTTTCGCTCTGGTTATCATTCGCTCCGTTACCAGACCTGTCAGTGCAGCATCAAAGCTGGCGCTTGAAGTCGCAGGTGGTGACCTTACGTCAACATTTACGGTGACAGGACGTAATGAAACTGCCGGACTGCTCAAGGCATTACTGCAAATGAGTCAGCGACTTACACTTACGGTTGAAAACATCAAAAGCAACGCTGTCACTATCGCTACCTCATCTGAAGAAATTGCTCGCGGAAATGGTGATCTTTCTGCGCGAACTGAACAACAGGCAGCCTCTCTGGCTGAGACTGCGGCCAGTATGGAGCAGTTATCGTCAATTATCGGCAATAATGCAGATAACACGCGCCATGCTGCTGAAATGGCCAACTCCGCTACCAGTGCGGCCTTAAGAGGCGGTGAGGCGATGGAGTCAGTGCTGGCTTCAATGGAAAAAATAAGCAACAGTGCGGGGCAGATTAAAGAAATCATCTCCGTTATTGACGGGATAGCGTTTCAGACTAATATTCTTGCTTTAAACGCAGCCGTTGAAGCTGCCCGGGCAGGTGAGCACGGCAAGGGCTTTGCTGTTGTTGCATCTGAAGTCAGGGCACTCGCACAGCGATCGGCTGGAGCGGCGAAGGAGATCAAAGGACTGATTGAGCAGTCAGTTGAGCATGCCGAACAGGGAATTTCGATGGCCCTGGATGCCGGTGAAAAAGTTAAGCAAAGCGTGGAAGCTATTGAGCAGACATCTCAATTAGTCAGAGAGATTTCATCTTCTTCTGAAGAACAGAGTGCGGGCATATCTCAGATAAATATTGCGGTGACACAGATGGATCAGGTTACGCAGCAGAATGCCGTACTGGTTGAAGAGTCTGCATCATCTGCTGATGAACTTGCAAGCCGGGCCGCAAGCCTGAGGGATGCTATCAGCGTGTTCCGCACAAACGCTGTATAA
- a CDS encoding tyrosine-type recombinase/integrase, producing MMIPPNEDVLVLAERWLKLLSDLGRAQATLSAYRSALSHYFAFCSQNSIEPEKARFEDLAAYISPQLPGMPFPAASATLQLRLSAIRLWYDFLVYQDICSLNPLPRSGLPGSAYTGRGLVPRITRLPVIPDDEQWLRFLMHVSAASLRDRLMLALAYYGALRRAEVASLMLEDIDPAHRLIRVRAETTKNRRERIVCYSSAVTPVLANHFRQLRLAGYREGALFRSASDRNHGAPLSFWNWSKTVRKWALDAGLPQITTHTFRHLRLTHLARFGWKLHELAAYAGHRDPRTTQIYIHLSGSDLAGRMAAAVAEIDRKVAGLIFQTETR from the coding sequence ATGATGATTCCACCAAATGAGGACGTTCTGGTACTGGCGGAGCGCTGGCTGAAACTGCTGTCCGACCTGGGCAGGGCTCAGGCCACACTCTCCGCCTACCGCAGTGCCCTCAGCCATTATTTTGCGTTCTGCAGCCAGAACAGCATTGAACCTGAAAAGGCCCGGTTTGAAGACCTGGCCGCCTACATCAGCCCTCAGCTACCCGGCATGCCTTTTCCCGCGGCCAGCGCCACGCTCCAGCTGCGCCTTTCTGCGATCCGTCTCTGGTATGACTTTCTGGTTTATCAGGATATCTGCAGTCTCAACCCGTTACCCCGTTCGGGTTTGCCGGGGAGCGCTTATACGGGACGCGGTCTGGTTCCCCGTATCACACGTCTGCCCGTTATTCCTGATGATGAGCAATGGCTCAGATTCCTGATGCATGTCTCTGCCGCCTCCCTGCGTGACAGATTGATGCTAGCCCTGGCGTATTACGGTGCGCTTCGTCGCGCAGAAGTAGCCTCCCTCATGCTTGAAGATATTGATCCTGCTCATCGTCTGATTCGTGTTCGCGCCGAAACGACGAAAAACAGGCGGGAAAGGATAGTCTGCTACAGTTCCGCCGTAACACCGGTGCTGGCAAATCATTTCCGGCAGTTACGGCTCGCGGGTTACCGAGAAGGTGCATTGTTTCGCTCGGCTTCTGATCGTAACCACGGTGCCCCCCTGTCTTTCTGGAACTGGAGTAAAACCGTCCGGAAATGGGCACTTGATGCCGGCCTTCCACAAATCACCACACATACCTTCCGCCATCTTCGTCTGACGCACCTGGCACGCTTTGGATGGAAACTCCATGAACTAGCCGCATACGCAGGACACCGCGATCCGCGTACTACCCAGATTTACATCCATCTTTCAGGTTCTGATTTGGCTGGTCGGATGGCCGCTGCAGTAGCTGAAATTGATCGAAAAGTTGCCGGCCTTATTTTTCAGACGGAGACTCGCTGA
- a CDS encoding recombinase family protein: MKKAIAYLRFSTSSQQYGDSLRRQNKLVAEWLDSHPNYLLDDLTYKDLGLSAFDGSHAVHGAFSEFMEAVQGGYIPHGTVLLVESLDRLSREKIGEATERLRSILSAGIDVVTLTDHTHYTKDSLDDPYSLIKAILIAQRANEESEIKSRRMKSAWQKKREDAEASGRIITRSCPRWLRVSHDGKSFELIAEHAATLQEIFRLRLEGNSINGITKMLNDRNVVTLTGEAGRWNPSTVEKLLSNKALTGVYVPSYRTIANGIQEIPGYFPRVIADKTFSAVRGFRSRPYGKDKETNNPWLINLFRSVMTCKACGHSIMLNGIDARGMGYYVCPMRRLHRCDAPALRRDIADANLIRTVLAVVDKFQPGRTVKVPVRILQDRNILILKSIDQLVEALQVAPEVTALAERIKALHREFKSNEVTMHALKSRERLATVNDISLLNLALKTDREKCRRFVMRNFRDIRLDTASKTCDILFSNGFRLLNFPLLKSTDPGQLVSALAYTDDETLVL; this comes from the coding sequence ATGAAAAAAGCCATCGCATACCTTCGCTTTTCCACTTCCTCGCAGCAGTACGGAGACTCACTTCGCCGCCAGAATAAACTCGTGGCAGAGTGGCTGGATTCGCATCCGAATTATCTGCTGGACGATCTTACTTACAAAGATCTCGGCCTCAGCGCCTTTGACGGCTCCCATGCCGTTCACGGTGCTTTTTCTGAGTTTATGGAGGCCGTACAGGGCGGTTACATTCCGCATGGAACGGTACTGCTTGTGGAAAGCCTCGACCGCCTTTCACGCGAAAAGATTGGCGAGGCCACGGAGCGGCTTCGCAGTATTCTCAGCGCCGGCATAGATGTGGTTACCCTGACCGATCACACGCATTACACAAAAGACTCTCTTGATGACCCTTACTCGCTGATAAAAGCCATTCTCATCGCCCAGCGAGCCAATGAGGAAAGCGAAATCAAGTCGCGCCGTATGAAGTCTGCCTGGCAGAAAAAAAGAGAGGACGCGGAGGCATCGGGCCGTATCATTACCCGCAGCTGCCCGCGGTGGCTGAGAGTGAGCCATGACGGAAAAAGCTTTGAGCTTATAGCCGAACATGCCGCCACCCTTCAGGAGATATTTCGCCTGCGTCTGGAGGGCAACTCCATCAACGGCATTACCAAAATGCTCAACGACAGAAACGTGGTTACGCTGACCGGCGAGGCAGGGCGATGGAATCCTTCCACCGTAGAGAAACTGCTCTCTAATAAGGCGCTTACCGGCGTGTACGTCCCGTCATACCGGACAATCGCAAACGGCATTCAGGAAATCCCGGGCTATTTCCCCCGCGTTATTGCCGATAAAACGTTCAGTGCCGTGCGCGGGTTTCGGAGCCGACCTTACGGAAAGGATAAAGAGACAAATAACCCCTGGCTGATTAATCTTTTTCGCTCGGTAATGACCTGTAAGGCGTGCGGCCACAGCATTATGCTGAACGGCATCGACGCGCGGGGAATGGGATATTACGTCTGTCCCATGCGGCGCCTTCATCGCTGCGACGCGCCCGCGCTGAGGCGAGACATTGCCGATGCCAACCTGATACGAACGGTGCTGGCCGTTGTGGATAAATTTCAGCCCGGGCGGACCGTTAAAGTGCCCGTCAGGATACTGCAGGATCGAAATATTCTGATTCTGAAGAGCATTGACCAGCTCGTGGAGGCCCTGCAGGTGGCGCCGGAGGTGACCGCGCTGGCCGAAAGGATAAAGGCGCTGCACAGGGAGTTCAAAAGTAACGAGGTAACGATGCACGCCCTGAAGAGCCGGGAGCGGCTGGCTACCGTTAACGATATTTCGCTGCTGAACCTGGCTCTTAAAACCGATCGCGAAAAATGCCGTCGCTTTGTCATGCGTAACTTCCGGGACATCAGGCTGGATACGGCCAGCAAGACCTGCGACATCCTGTTCAGCAACGGCTTCCGGCTGCTGAACTTCCCCCTGCTGAAAAGTACCGACCCGGGTCAGCTGGTCAGCGCGCTGGCCTATACGGACGATGAAACGCTTGTGCTTTAA
- a CDS encoding aldo/keto reductase, with protein MKYAELGKTGIYVSRICLGTMTFGGADNAAGNAIGRLTGKEADIIVGEALDAGINFIDTADVYGSGGSESVLGEVLAQRRGHVFLATKAHSRMNAGPNDAGQSRYHLMQALEASLRRLKTDHIDLYQVHNFDAATPAEEVLRTLDDMVRQGKVRYIGCSNYAGWQLAKALGVSAEHKLEKFVSVQSFYSLACRDIEHELLPAIKDSNSGLLCWSPLAGGLLSGKFDRSGNHDASGRRAKIEFPPVDKNQAWDIVDVLRAVSEKHYTTPASIALAWLLSSPQVTSVIAGVRNVEQLRGNLCALSVELSEEEKGMLDEVSHPGIRYPGWIQSYNAASRYPAGFTDTGPSWVLGESPV; from the coding sequence ATGAAATACGCAGAACTGGGTAAAACAGGGATTTATGTTTCACGCATTTGTCTCGGGACGATGACATTTGGCGGGGCGGATAATGCCGCCGGTAATGCCATCGGCCGTCTGACGGGCAAAGAGGCGGACATTATCGTTGGTGAGGCGCTGGACGCCGGCATCAATTTTATTGATACCGCCGATGTCTACGGTTCGGGGGGTTCTGAAAGCGTGCTGGGTGAAGTACTGGCGCAGCGCCGCGGTCACGTTTTCCTTGCAACAAAAGCGCACAGCAGAATGAATGCGGGCCCAAACGATGCAGGCCAGTCGCGCTATCACCTGATGCAGGCGCTTGAAGCCAGCCTGCGGCGGCTTAAAACCGATCACATTGACTTATATCAGGTTCACAACTTTGATGCTGCAACGCCGGCTGAAGAGGTTTTGCGTACGCTGGATGATATGGTGCGTCAGGGTAAGGTCAGGTATATCGGCTGTTCGAATTATGCGGGCTGGCAGCTTGCCAAAGCCCTGGGTGTCTCGGCTGAACATAAGCTTGAGAAATTTGTCAGCGTACAGTCTTTTTATTCGCTGGCCTGCCGCGACATTGAGCATGAACTCCTGCCGGCAATCAAGGACAGCAACAGCGGACTTCTGTGCTGGAGTCCACTGGCAGGCGGGCTGCTTTCAGGGAAATTTGATCGCAGCGGCAATCATGACGCTTCGGGCAGGCGCGCGAAGATCGAATTTCCACCCGTCGACAAGAACCAGGCATGGGATATCGTGGATGTGCTCAGAGCCGTTTCTGAAAAACACTACACCACGCCAGCCAGCATTGCGCTCGCCTGGCTTCTTTCGTCACCGCAGGTGACCAGCGTTATAGCGGGCGTGCGTAATGTGGAGCAACTCAGGGGCAACCTCTGCGCACTGTCTGTTGAGCTCAGTGAAGAAGAAAAAGGGATGCTGGATGAGGTCAGTCATCCGGGGATTCGTTATCCGGGCTGGATACAGTCATATAATGCCGCGAGTCGTTACCCTGCGGGCTTTACCGATACCGGACCCAGCTGGGTGCTGGGCGAGTCACCCGTCTGA
- a CDS encoding AraC family transcriptional regulator, translating to MDPLSDVLSFLKVEAILTARMEARGPWAMRFPSYKHIKFGTVLEGNFWLWMDGMRPLLLEKGDFYLLTSGDAYCCGSNPALMVSDGRQIFSAHREADGVVRYGQGELISEGIGGRFVFEEASSPLLLKHLPPVLVSRQEESSSPALTALITLLSHETSALRPGHDIVASSTAILVLVQMLREYLESNQKGTSWLNALGDRKIGAALSLIHSSPSADWTLASLSAKSAMSRSAFASRFHQLTGSTPGNYLTSWRMELACAELRKHHLSITEIARLIGYKSVPSFSLAFKRHTGRTPGGYRNLHKNS from the coding sequence ATGGATCCGCTGTCTGATGTTCTTTCATTCCTGAAGGTAGAGGCCATTCTCACGGCCCGTATGGAAGCACGTGGCCCCTGGGCAATGCGGTTTCCCTCTTATAAACACATTAAGTTCGGGACTGTGCTTGAGGGGAACTTCTGGCTCTGGATGGACGGAATGCGGCCTCTGCTGCTTGAAAAAGGGGACTTCTATCTTCTGACTTCGGGTGACGCTTACTGCTGTGGCTCAAATCCGGCATTGATGGTGAGTGACGGACGGCAGATATTCTCTGCTCACCGTGAAGCGGATGGCGTGGTTCGCTACGGCCAGGGAGAACTTATCAGTGAGGGGATTGGGGGGAGATTCGTATTTGAGGAGGCTTCCAGCCCGCTGCTTTTAAAACACCTGCCTCCGGTGCTGGTTTCACGACAAGAGGAAAGTTCTTCTCCTGCACTCACCGCCCTTATCACTTTGCTTTCGCATGAAACATCAGCGCTGCGTCCCGGACACGACATTGTAGCCAGTAGCACGGCAATACTTGTTCTGGTGCAGATGCTGAGGGAATACCTGGAGAGTAATCAGAAAGGAACATCCTGGCTGAATGCGCTCGGCGACAGGAAAATAGGAGCCGCACTGTCACTGATACATTCTTCTCCATCTGCAGACTGGACGCTGGCAAGTCTGTCTGCAAAATCGGCTATGTCCCGCAGCGCGTTCGCCAGTCGGTTTCACCAGCTTACCGGTTCAACGCCGGGGAATTATCTGACGTCATGGCGAATGGAGCTGGCATGCGCTGAACTCAGGAAACATCACTTAAGTATTACTGAGATAGCCAGATTAATCGGATATAAATCTGTTCCCTCTTTTTCTCTGGCATTCAAACGTCATACCGGAAGAACGCCAGGAGGCTACCGTAATCTGCATAAGAACAGTTAA
- a CDS encoding plasmid partition protein ParG, which yields MSLQKKHEAKKMMAFGEHRDVQKVLESKPTGKTKRVNVNLDEELHTRFKSVCARKGTSISKVLEDHIHEWLKVNE from the coding sequence ATGTCCCTCCAGAAAAAGCATGAAGCTAAAAAAATGATGGCATTTGGCGAGCATCGGGATGTGCAGAAGGTTTTAGAATCAAAACCGACCGGAAAAACAAAGCGTGTAAATGTGAACCTTGATGAAGAACTGCATACACGATTCAAATCTGTTTGCGCCCGCAAAGGCACATCAATTTCTAAGGTTCTGGAAGACCATATCCATGAATGGCTAAAAGTAAATGAGTAA
- the parA gene encoding ParA family partition ATPase yields MRVISFLNPKGGSGKTTAVINVATCLSRKGLNVAVVDTDPQMSLTNWNESGKAQFDVYTAASEKDVYEVRKGLKDYDYVVIDGAGSLSVITSAAVMVSDLVIISVTPSPLDFSASGSVVTVLEAQAFNRPVDARFLINRKVNQATMLRVLKDSIANTGIKVFKTGITQRQVYVKTILDGETVFETSDSGAKGEIEVLTNEILATFE; encoded by the coding sequence ATGAGAGTTATTTCTTTCCTTAACCCTAAGGGCGGCTCAGGCAAAACTACCGCGGTAATCAATGTAGCCACCTGTTTATCGCGTAAGGGGCTAAACGTAGCCGTGGTCGATACAGATCCACAGATGAGCCTGACAAACTGGAATGAATCAGGTAAAGCCCAGTTTGACGTATACACAGCGGCGTCAGAGAAAGATGTATATGAAGTTCGAAAAGGGCTCAAAGACTACGACTATGTGGTTATTGATGGTGCGGGTTCATTGTCAGTCATCACCTCCGCCGCGGTAATGGTCAGTGATTTAGTAATCATATCCGTGACGCCTAGTCCGTTAGATTTTTCTGCATCAGGAAGTGTTGTCACCGTTCTCGAAGCTCAGGCTTTCAATCGCCCTGTCGACGCTCGTTTCTTGATCAACCGTAAAGTTAATCAGGCAACTATGCTTCGCGTTTTGAAAGATAGCATCGCTAATACCGGCATTAAGGTATTCAAAACAGGCATAACGCAACGTCAGGTCTACGTAAAAACTATCCTTGATGGCGAAACCGTATTTGAGACTTCTGACAGTGGCGCAAAAGGTGAAATTGAAGTGCTTACCAATGAAATTCTGGCCACTTTTGAGTAA
- a CDS encoding tyrosine-type recombinase/integrase: MKEEIIMCTYSPFERADYQLNDVLTAEERAALSTGHRRSAALEQPDSLSLLLMPLQDIATRSGTSDRLIRIIILSVLAETHRTGKPCWQWPQEKWIYLLQQHESGRPLLAAFAFHLGPFSSPFSLPHQGAPSLYARAIFGQNIFSQELSRLTEALVSLGYKSQNQKNALSAILGVLMLMNKNPQLESFTIDLLWRAQNYHDRGIAKTAGRVSHALAAMGIIKNSVRMRNYKEWHEKPTQGIAADWVRWCRKWRHTSVLRPRSRENQYSFILRCGLWLAREYPDIHEPADWTMETCASFIAAVGRMKVGELSLGTEGGARQSARIGEPLLPNSRSGFVYAVRRFMIDYENWGWGRLKFSPARHLSTPGTPLFRQSVNPRVIDDPVWLKLIWASLNLRHEDLLSDIHYPLSMLQAMAVIWTHAGLRQNELMRLTAGCITLQADDIRREDGNIIPAGTLCYLSVPAGKTSKAFVKPISAVVKKYVDIWLSERPQEQAALTDERTGEKVRFLFQFRGKPVGRDVINRTVIPVLCARAGVPAQDSRGPITSHRGRASAVTALASVPQGMTLYELMQWSGHSTPQSTMHYIRIRPTQLAASFVKADRVAHMMSVLIDHDPEAVSLTGPATYYDLGDSFCTNPFWSSCPHRMACIGCDFNLPKESARGLLLESKASVKRYLEEVPLTADEQEIVVNDMEKLDYALKKQ, from the coding sequence ATGAAAGAAGAAATAATCATGTGTACTTATAGCCCCTTTGAACGTGCAGATTATCAGCTGAATGATGTGCTCACTGCTGAAGAACGGGCAGCGCTAAGTACAGGCCATCGCAGATCAGCCGCTCTCGAACAGCCGGATTCTTTGTCATTGTTACTGATGCCTTTGCAGGATATTGCCACTCGCAGTGGAACCAGTGACAGGCTGATCAGAATCATAATTCTTTCCGTTCTGGCAGAAACACACCGGACAGGGAAACCCTGCTGGCAGTGGCCGCAGGAAAAATGGATTTATCTGTTACAGCAGCATGAATCAGGCAGGCCGCTGCTTGCAGCTTTTGCCTTTCATCTTGGCCCATTTTCTTCTCCGTTCAGTTTGCCGCATCAGGGCGCGCCGTCGCTGTATGCCCGAGCCATTTTTGGACAGAACATTTTCAGTCAGGAGCTCAGCCGTCTGACTGAAGCTCTGGTTTCGCTTGGGTATAAAAGTCAGAACCAGAAAAATGCTCTGTCAGCCATACTCGGCGTACTGATGCTGATGAATAAAAATCCTCAACTTGAAAGCTTTACGATCGATCTGCTGTGGCGGGCACAGAATTATCACGATCGGGGAATAGCAAAAACAGCTGGCAGGGTTTCACACGCACTTGCCGCAATGGGCATCATAAAAAATTCTGTGCGTATGCGGAATTATAAAGAATGGCATGAAAAACCCACGCAAGGTATCGCGGCAGACTGGGTCAGGTGGTGCCGGAAATGGAGGCATACGTCAGTGCTTCGCCCCCGATCGCGGGAGAACCAGTACAGTTTTATTCTCCGCTGTGGGCTGTGGCTTGCCCGTGAATATCCGGATATTCACGAACCGGCCGACTGGACAATGGAAACCTGTGCCAGCTTTATTGCGGCAGTTGGACGAATGAAGGTGGGCGAGCTGTCACTGGGCACTGAAGGAGGTGCCCGGCAATCTGCCCGGATAGGTGAGCCCTTGCTGCCGAATTCCCGTAGTGGATTTGTTTATGCGGTTCGCCGTTTCATGATCGATTATGAAAACTGGGGCTGGGGGCGACTGAAATTCAGTCCGGCACGACATCTCTCTACGCCTGGCACTCCACTGTTCCGTCAGAGTGTAAATCCCCGCGTCATTGATGATCCGGTCTGGCTGAAGCTGATCTGGGCAAGCCTCAATCTGCGCCATGAAGATCTCCTGAGTGACATTCACTATCCTCTGTCCATGTTGCAGGCGATGGCCGTTATCTGGACACATGCCGGGCTGCGCCAGAACGAGTTAATGCGTCTTACTGCTGGCTGCATCACTCTGCAGGCGGATGATATCAGGCGGGAGGATGGCAACATCATTCCGGCAGGAACGCTTTGCTACCTCAGCGTACCGGCAGGAAAAACGTCTAAAGCCTTTGTAAAACCTATCTCTGCCGTCGTGAAAAAGTACGTTGATATCTGGCTCAGCGAACGTCCACAGGAACAGGCAGCTCTTACGGATGAGCGTACCGGTGAAAAAGTCCGCTTCCTGTTTCAGTTTCGGGGCAAACCTGTCGGCAGGGATGTCATAAACCGGACTGTCATCCCGGTTCTCTGTGCCAGAGCGGGTGTGCCTGCGCAAGACAGCCGGGGGCCAATTACCAGCCATCGGGGGCGCGCTTCAGCAGTTACAGCCCTGGCCAGTGTCCCACAGGGCATGACTTTGTATGAGCTGATGCAGTGGTCAGGTCATTCTACGCCTCAGTCCACCATGCATTATATTCGTATACGTCCTACCCAGCTGGCTGCGTCTTTTGTGAAGGCGGACCGGGTGGCGCATATGATGAGCGTGCTAATCGATCATGATCCGGAGGCTGTCAGCCTGACCGGACCGGCAACCTATTACGATTTAGGGGATTCTTTCTGTACGAACCCATTCTGGAGCAGCTGCCCTCACCGTATGGCCTGTATCGGGTGCGATTTTAACCTACCTAAAGAAAGCGCCAGAGGCCTGCTGCTGGAAAGTAAGGCTTCAGTGAAGCGTTATCTGGAGGAAGTTCCTCTGACTGCTGACGAGCAAGAAATTGTCGTTAACGATATGGAAAAACTGGATTATGCATTGAAAAAACAGTAA
- a CDS encoding IS3 family transposase (programmed frameshift): MSVKTFTEEFKIEAVKQITEQGYPVSEVSSRLGVSTNSLYAWVKRYQKPEPQRKQDDALQHEVKRLRQELKRVTEERDNLKKGRRVLCKNVRLKYAFIKKMSSFYAVRRLCLVPGLHHSGYYQWLKRTKSLRTRQDERQTGLIKQLWLESGTVYGYRKIWLDMKDLGECVGRNRIARLMRLAELASQTGYRKRRYYGGGKPSFASPNYLERQFVVPTPNTHWVSDMTYIRTHEGWLYLAVVLDLFSRRVIGWSMGGRMTAELVMDALLMAVWRRKPTAEVLIHSDQGSQYTSERCQHFMTAHNLKSSMSRRGNCHDNAVAESFFQLLKRERIKKRIYKNREEAKADIFDYVEMFYNAKRRHSACEDQPPAVYESAWFMRHGTV; the protein is encoded by the exons ATGTCAGTTAAAACGTTCACTGAAGAATTCAAAATTGAAGCCGTAAAACAGATCACTGAGCAGGGGTACCCTGTATCTGAGGTCTCCTCTCGACTTGGTGTATCCACTAATAGTCTTTACGCCTGGGTTAAGCGCTACCAGAAGCCCGAGCCGCAGCGTAAGCAGGACGATGCACTTCAGCACGAAGTAAAGCGCCTCAGGCAAGAACTTAAGCGAGTAACTGAAGAGCGGGATA ATCTTAAAAAAGGCCGCCGCGTACTTTGCAAGAACGTCAGGCTGAAGTACGCCTTCATTAAAAAAATGTCGTCCTTTTATGCTGTACGCCGGTTATGCCTGGTTCCTGGCCTCCATCACAGCGGTTATTACCAGTGGCTAAAGCGGACTAAATCTTTGCGTACCCGGCAAGATGAACGGCAAACAGGCTTGATTAAACAACTGTGGCTTGAAAGCGGTACGGTTTACGGCTATCGAAAAATCTGGCTCGATATGAAAGATCTGGGTGAATGCGTCGGACGTAACAGGATCGCGCGCCTGATGAGGCTCGCTGAACTAGCATCTCAGACTGGATACCGAAAACGACGCTATTACGGTGGCGGAAAGCCTTCTTTTGCCAGTCCAAATTACCTTGAACGCCAGTTCGTTGTCCCAACCCCAAATACGCATTGGGTGAGTGACATGACTTATATAAGGACGCATGAGGGTTGGCTGTATCTGGCTGTTGTTCTTGATCTCTTCTCACGCAGGGTTATCGGCTGGAGCATGGGCGGACGAATGACCGCTGAGTTAGTAATGGATGCATTATTGATGGCGGTATGGCGACGTAAACCAACGGCAGAAGTATTAATCCATTCAGATCAGGGCTCTCAATATACGAGCGAAAGATGTCAGCATTTTATGACAGCTCACAATTTAAAAAGCAGCATGAGTCGTCGGGGTAATTGCCATGACAACGCAGTGGCAGAAAGCTTTTTCCAGTTGCTAAAACGGGAACGCATAAAGAAACGGATCTATAAAAATAGGGAAGAAGCGAAGGCGGATATCTTCGATTATGTCGAGATGTTTTATAATGCTAAACGCCGCCACAGTGCCTGTGAGGATCAACCCCCTGCAGTTTATGAAAGTGCCTGGTTCATGAGGCACGGAACAGTCTAG